A genomic window from Streptomyces sp. 846.5 includes:
- a CDS encoding FAD-dependent oxidoreductase, translated as MHTPDQPRVVIVGAGIVGCALSDELTARGWTDVTVLEQGPLFATGGSSSHAPGLVFQTNSSRTMTEFASYTVRKYSSLTLDGQWCFQQLGGLELATTPERLTDLHRKHGLATSWGVEGSILDPAECAALHPLLDRDRILGGLHVPSDGLAKALRAGEAQARQAAARGARFLAHHTVTGFESANGRVTGVVTDQGSFPADIVVSCAGFWGPRIGAMAGIDVPLVPLAHQYARTAPLPELAGRNTEAAEAGGPILRHQDRDLYYREHVDRIGIGSYAHRPMPVDLASVSHPSETTGSGMPSMLPFTEEDFAPSWADAAELLPALGRSKVEEGFNGIFSFTTDGMPLLGEAPELRGFWVAEAVWVTHSAGVAKAMAEWLIEGTPRTDVHECDLARFEDVQLAPSYVMQRSCQNFVEVYDIIHPLQPMEEPRPLRVSPFHQRQQALGAVFLEGGGWERPHWYEANAELPEVAGVPGRGAWASRYWSPIAGAEALATRERVALFDMTPLKRLEVTGPGALPFLQYLTTNQLDKPVGAVTYTLLLDPTGGVRSDLTVARLGEQRFQVGANGNLDLDWLTRHLPADGSVQVRDITAGTCCLGVWGPLARDLVQPLTDADFSHKGFGYFKAKRAYIGNVPVTAMRLSYVGELGWELYTTADCGPKLWDTLWEAGQRHGVVAAGRSAFNSLRLEKGYRSWGTDMTAEHNPYEAGVGFAVRMDKGDFLGRDALTGLGEATVARRLVPLLLDDPAAVVLGKEPVFFDGAPAGYVTSAAYAYTLGKSIAYAWLPSAATAPGTAVQVEYFGERLAAVVAEEPLFDPKMTRIRR; from the coding sequence GTGCACACCCCCGATCAGCCCCGCGTCGTCATCGTCGGTGCCGGGATCGTCGGCTGTGCGCTCAGCGACGAGCTCACCGCCCGCGGCTGGACCGATGTCACCGTGCTGGAGCAGGGCCCCCTCTTCGCCACCGGCGGCTCCAGCTCGCACGCTCCCGGACTGGTCTTCCAGACGAACTCCTCCAGGACCATGACCGAGTTCGCCTCCTACACCGTGCGCAAGTACTCCTCGCTCACCCTGGACGGCCAGTGGTGCTTCCAGCAGTTGGGCGGCCTGGAGCTGGCCACCACCCCGGAGCGCCTCACCGATCTGCACCGCAAGCACGGCCTGGCCACCTCCTGGGGCGTCGAGGGCAGCATCCTCGACCCGGCGGAGTGCGCCGCCCTGCATCCGCTGCTCGACCGGGACCGGATCCTCGGCGGCCTGCACGTCCCCTCCGACGGGCTCGCCAAGGCGCTGCGGGCCGGCGAGGCCCAGGCCCGCCAGGCCGCCGCGCGCGGCGCCCGCTTCCTGGCCCACCACACCGTCACCGGCTTCGAGTCCGCCAACGGCCGGGTCACCGGCGTCGTCACCGACCAGGGCAGCTTCCCCGCGGACATCGTGGTCTCCTGCGCCGGCTTCTGGGGTCCCAGGATCGGCGCGATGGCCGGGATCGACGTCCCCCTCGTCCCGCTGGCGCACCAGTACGCCAGGACCGCGCCGCTGCCCGAGCTGGCCGGCCGGAACACCGAGGCGGCCGAAGCCGGTGGGCCGATCCTTCGGCACCAGGACCGTGACCTCTACTACCGGGAGCACGTCGACCGGATCGGCATCGGCTCCTACGCGCACCGCCCGATGCCCGTCGACCTCGCCTCGGTCAGCCACCCCAGCGAGACGACGGGCTCCGGCATGCCGTCGATGCTGCCGTTCACCGAGGAGGACTTCGCACCCTCCTGGGCCGACGCGGCAGAACTGCTCCCCGCGCTCGGGCGCAGCAAGGTCGAGGAGGGCTTCAACGGCATCTTCTCCTTCACCACCGACGGCATGCCGCTGCTGGGCGAGGCGCCGGAGCTGCGCGGCTTCTGGGTCGCCGAGGCGGTCTGGGTCACCCACTCGGCGGGCGTGGCCAAGGCGATGGCCGAGTGGCTGATCGAGGGCACCCCGCGCACCGATGTGCACGAGTGCGACCTGGCCCGCTTCGAGGACGTCCAGCTCGCGCCCTCGTACGTGATGCAGCGGTCCTGTCAGAACTTCGTCGAGGTCTACGACATCATTCACCCGCTGCAGCCGATGGAGGAGCCCCGCCCGCTGCGGGTCAGCCCCTTCCACCAGCGGCAGCAGGCCCTGGGCGCCGTCTTCCTGGAGGGCGGCGGCTGGGAGCGCCCGCACTGGTACGAGGCCAACGCCGAGCTGCCCGAGGTGGCCGGCGTCCCCGGGCGCGGCGCCTGGGCCTCGCGCTACTGGTCGCCGATCGCCGGGGCCGAGGCCCTCGCGACCCGCGAGCGGGTCGCCCTCTTCGACATGACGCCGCTCAAGCGGCTGGAGGTCACCGGCCCGGGCGCGCTGCCGTTCCTGCAGTACCTGACGACCAATCAACTGGACAAGCCGGTAGGCGCGGTGACCTACACCCTGCTGCTGGACCCGACCGGCGGCGTGCGCAGCGACCTGACCGTGGCCCGGCTCGGCGAACAGCGCTTCCAGGTCGGCGCCAACGGCAACCTCGACCTGGACTGGCTCACCCGGCACCTTCCGGCGGACGGTTCGGTCCAGGTCCGCGACATCACAGCCGGGACCTGCTGCCTCGGCGTCTGGGGCCCGCTCGCCCGGGACCTGGTCCAGCCGCTCACCGACGCCGACTTCTCACACAAGGGCTTCGGCTACTTCAAGGCCAAGCGCGCCTACATCGGCAACGTCCCGGTCACCGCGATGCGGCTGTCCTACGTCGGCGAACTCGGCTGGGAGCTCTACACCACCGCCGACTGCGGCCCCAAGCTCTGGGACACCCTCTGGGAGGCCGGGCAGCGGCACGGCGTGGTCGCCGCCGGACGCAGCGCCTTCAACAGCCTCCGGCTGGAGAAGGGCTACCGCTCCTGGGGAACCGACATGACCGCCGAGCACAACCCCTACGAGGCCGGGGTCGGCTTCGCCGTCCGGATGGACAAGGGCGACTTCCTCGGCCGCGACGCCCTGACCGGGCTCGGCGAGGCGACGGTCGCCCGCAGGCTGGTCCCGCTGCTGCTCGACGACCCTGCGGCCGTGGTGCTGGGCAAGGAGCCGGTGTTCTTCGACGGCGCCCCGGCCGGCTATGTCACCAGCGCCGCCTACGCCTACACCCTTGGTAAGTCGATCGCCTACGCCTGGCTGCCGAGCGCCGCGACCGCGCCCGGCACCGCCGTCCAGGTGGAGTACTTCGGCGAACGGCTCGCCGCCGTGGTCGCCGAGGAGCCTCTGTTCGACCCGAAGATGACCCGCATCCGCCGCTGA
- the solA gene encoding N-methyl-L-tryptophan oxidase, whose protein sequence is MTESYDVIVVGLGGMGSAAAYRLAERGQRVLGLERFPPGHNRGSSHGGSRITRQAYFEDPAYVPLLLRAYELWEQIEHDSGRTIATLTGGVMVGRTDSLTVSGSLRSALEWGLDHEMLDAAELRRRFPTLNPADDEVAFYEAKAGFVRPESSVLAHLYLAGRAGADLHFQEPVHSWTANPSGSGVRVTTAEGVYTAERLVICPGAWAPSLLDDLGIDFTIERQVMYWFAPQGGVAPFRPERHPIYIWELGGGEQFYGFPAIDGPGGGAKVAMFRGGVPCTADTIDRRVHPEEVEYISARLRPRIPALPGPLLKAATCMYTNTADEHFVIAPHPLHQQVTVACGFSGHGFKFVPVVGEIVADLAVDGSTRHPISLFDPARLRTDRALAS, encoded by the coding sequence ATGACCGAGTCGTACGACGTCATCGTGGTGGGCCTCGGCGGCATGGGCAGTGCCGCCGCCTACCGGCTCGCCGAGCGCGGCCAGCGCGTCCTCGGCCTGGAGAGGTTCCCGCCGGGCCACAACCGGGGCTCCAGCCACGGCGGTTCCCGGATCACCCGCCAGGCGTACTTCGAGGACCCGGCGTACGTGCCGCTGCTGCTGCGCGCCTACGAGCTGTGGGAGCAGATCGAGCACGACTCCGGCCGTACCATCGCCACCCTCACCGGCGGTGTGATGGTCGGCCGGACGGACAGCCTCACCGTCTCCGGCAGCCTGCGCAGCGCCCTGGAGTGGGGTCTGGACCACGAGATGCTCGACGCCGCCGAACTCCGGCGCCGCTTCCCGACCTTGAACCCCGCCGACGACGAGGTGGCCTTCTACGAGGCCAAGGCCGGGTTCGTCCGGCCCGAGTCCAGCGTGCTCGCCCACCTCTACCTGGCCGGCCGGGCCGGGGCCGACCTGCACTTCCAGGAACCGGTCCACAGCTGGACCGCCAACCCCTCCGGCAGCGGCGTGCGGGTCACCACCGCCGAGGGCGTCTACACCGCCGAACGGCTGGTCATCTGCCCCGGCGCCTGGGCGCCGAGCCTGCTGGACGACCTCGGCATCGACTTCACCATCGAGCGCCAGGTCATGTACTGGTTCGCGCCCCAGGGCGGGGTGGCGCCGTTCCGGCCCGAGCGGCACCCCATCTACATCTGGGAGCTGGGCGGCGGCGAGCAGTTCTACGGCTTCCCCGCCATCGACGGCCCGGGCGGCGGCGCCAAGGTCGCCATGTTCCGCGGCGGCGTCCCCTGCACCGCCGACACCATCGACCGGCGGGTGCACCCCGAGGAGGTCGAGTACATCTCCGCGCGGCTGCGCCCGCGGATCCCGGCCCTGCCCGGCCCGTTGCTCAAGGCCGCGACCTGCATGTACACCAACACCGCCGATGAGCACTTCGTCATCGCCCCGCACCCGCTGCACCAGCAGGTCACCGTCGCCTGCGGCTTCTCCGGGCACGGCTTCAAGTTCGTGCCCGTGGTCGGCGAGATCGTCGCCGACCTCGCGGTGGACGGCTCCACCCGGCACCCGATCTCCCTCTTCGACCCCGCCAGGCTCCGCACCGACCGCGCCCTCGCCTCCTGA
- a CDS encoding aromatic ring-hydroxylating dioxygenase subunit alpha, with the protein MTATELPPSLIRTLPGSSYTDPQIFALEQEKIFEQMWFCAVRASELEKPGAFRTVQVGRESVLITRARDNSVKAFLNICRHRGAKLCTEESGEVKRAFQCPYHAWTYGLDGKLVAAPNLTSMPDVDRTTYGLVPVQVREWLGYVWVCLADEPPSFEADVIGAATERLGTPEAIEHYQIDDLSVGRRITYDVKANWKLIIENFMECYHCATIHPELTEVLPEFAGGYAAQYYVGHGAEFAEEVTGFTVDGSDGVDRIPGVDEAQDRRYYAVTVKPQVFINLVPDHVIFHRMYPLAADRTVVECDWLFLKDVVESGKDVSRSVELFHRVNVQDFDACERCQPAMDSRAYRAGGVLVPSEHHIAMFHDWVTDRLRG; encoded by the coding sequence GTGACCGCGACCGAGCTTCCGCCGAGCCTGATCCGCACCCTGCCCGGCTCCTCCTACACCGACCCGCAGATCTTCGCCCTGGAGCAGGAGAAGATCTTCGAGCAGATGTGGTTCTGCGCCGTGCGCGCCTCCGAGCTGGAGAAGCCCGGCGCCTTCCGCACCGTCCAGGTCGGCCGGGAGAGCGTGCTCATCACCCGGGCCCGGGACAACAGCGTCAAGGCGTTCCTCAACATCTGCCGCCACCGCGGCGCCAAGCTCTGCACCGAGGAGTCGGGGGAGGTCAAGCGGGCCTTCCAGTGCCCGTACCACGCCTGGACCTACGGTCTGGACGGCAAGCTGGTCGCCGCACCCAACCTGACCAGCATGCCCGACGTCGACCGGACCACCTACGGGCTGGTCCCGGTGCAGGTGCGGGAGTGGCTGGGCTATGTGTGGGTCTGCCTGGCGGACGAGCCGCCGTCCTTTGAAGCGGACGTGATCGGCGCGGCCACCGAGCGGCTGGGCACGCCCGAGGCCATCGAGCACTACCAGATCGACGACCTCTCGGTCGGCCGCCGGATCACCTACGACGTGAAGGCCAACTGGAAGCTCATCATCGAGAACTTCATGGAGTGCTACCACTGCGCCACCATCCACCCCGAACTCACCGAGGTGCTCCCGGAGTTCGCGGGCGGCTACGCCGCGCAGTACTACGTCGGGCACGGCGCGGAGTTCGCCGAGGAGGTCACCGGCTTCACCGTGGACGGCAGCGACGGCGTGGACCGGATCCCCGGCGTCGACGAGGCGCAGGACCGGCGCTACTACGCGGTCACCGTCAAGCCGCAGGTCTTCATCAACCTGGTGCCCGACCATGTGATCTTCCACCGGATGTACCCGCTGGCCGCCGACCGCACCGTGGTGGAGTGCGACTGGCTCTTCCTCAAGGACGTGGTCGAGTCCGGCAAGGACGTCTCCCGCTCGGTGGAGCTCTTCCACCGGGTCAACGTCCAGGACTTCGACGCCTGCGAGCGCTGCCAGCCGGCGATGGACTCGCGCGCCTACCGGGCCGGCGGGGTGCTGGTGCCCAGCGAGCACCACATCGCCATGTTCCACGACTGGGTCACCGACCGACTGCGCGGCTGA
- a CDS encoding S-(hydroxymethyl)mycothiol dehydrogenase produces the protein MSQKVQGIVAGGKGAPVRLETIIVPDPGPGEAVVQVQACGVCHTDLHYREGGINDDFPFLLGHEAAGIVESVGEGVTEVAPGDYVILNWRAVCGQCRACLRGRPWYCFNTHNAKQRMTLDDGTELSPALGIGAFVEKTLVAAGQCTKVDPAASPAAAGLLGCGVMAGLGAAINTGNVGRGDSVAVIGCGGVGNAAVAGSRLAGASRIIAVDVDDRKLATALRLGATHTVNSRSVDAVEAIRELTGGNGADVVIEAVGRPETYKQAFYARDLAGTVVLVGVPTPEMRLELPLLDVFGRGGALKSSWYGDCLPSRDFPMLIDLYLQGRLDLDAFVTETIPLDGVEAAFARMHDGDVLRSVVVF, from the coding sequence ATGTCCCAGAAGGTGCAAGGCATCGTGGCCGGCGGCAAGGGCGCCCCGGTCCGACTGGAAACGATCATCGTCCCCGACCCGGGACCGGGCGAGGCGGTGGTACAGGTGCAGGCCTGCGGTGTGTGCCACACCGACCTGCACTACCGGGAGGGCGGCATCAACGACGACTTCCCGTTCCTGCTGGGACACGAGGCGGCCGGCATCGTGGAGTCGGTGGGCGAGGGCGTCACCGAGGTCGCGCCGGGCGACTACGTCATCCTCAACTGGCGGGCGGTGTGCGGACAGTGCCGCGCCTGTCTGCGCGGGCGGCCGTGGTACTGCTTCAACACCCACAACGCCAAGCAGCGGATGACCCTGGACGACGGCACCGAACTCTCGCCGGCGCTGGGCATCGGCGCGTTCGTGGAGAAGACGCTGGTCGCCGCCGGGCAGTGCACCAAGGTCGACCCGGCCGCCTCCCCGGCGGCCGCCGGGCTGCTGGGCTGCGGTGTGATGGCCGGTCTCGGCGCGGCGATCAACACCGGCAACGTCGGGCGCGGCGACTCGGTGGCCGTCATCGGCTGCGGCGGCGTCGGCAACGCGGCCGTCGCGGGCTCCCGGCTGGCCGGCGCGTCCAGGATCATCGCGGTGGACGTGGACGACCGCAAGCTGGCCACCGCGCTGCGGCTCGGCGCCACCCACACCGTCAACTCCCGCTCGGTGGACGCGGTCGAAGCCATCCGCGAGCTCACCGGCGGCAACGGCGCCGACGTCGTCATCGAGGCGGTCGGCCGCCCGGAGACGTACAAGCAGGCGTTCTACGCCCGCGATCTGGCCGGCACCGTCGTGCTGGTCGGCGTGCCCACCCCGGAGATGCGGCTGGAGCTGCCGCTGCTGGACGTCTTCGGGCGCGGCGGCGCGCTGAAGTCCAGCTGGTACGGCGACTGCCTGCCCTCCCGCGACTTCCCGATGCTGATCGACCTCTACCTGCAGGGACGCCTCGACCTGGACGCGTTCGTCACCGAGACCATCCCGCTGGACGGCGTCGAGGCCGCGTTCGCCCGCATGCACGACGGCGACGTGCTCCGCTCGGTGGTGGTCTTCTGA
- a CDS encoding MBL fold metallo-hydrolase, whose protein sequence is MAARVERLVTSGTFSLDGGTWDVDNNVWIVGDDSEAIVIDAAHDADAIAAALGDRRLLAIVCTHAHNDHIDAAPALADRTGAPILLHLDDRLLWKQTHADRDPDGDLADGTVLSVAGTELRSLHTPGHSPGGVCLYAPDLGTVFTGDTLFCGGPGATGRSFSDFPTIIRSIRDRLLTLPPETVVRTGHGDPTTIGAEVPELDAWIARGH, encoded by the coding sequence ATGGCCGCCCGGGTCGAACGCCTCGTCACCTCCGGCACCTTCTCGCTGGACGGCGGCACCTGGGACGTGGACAACAACGTCTGGATCGTCGGCGACGACAGCGAGGCGATCGTCATCGACGCCGCGCACGACGCCGACGCCATCGCCGCGGCCCTCGGCGACCGGCGGCTGCTCGCCATCGTCTGCACCCACGCCCACAACGACCACATCGACGCCGCCCCGGCCCTCGCCGACCGCACCGGCGCGCCGATCCTGCTGCACCTGGACGACCGCCTCCTCTGGAAGCAGACGCACGCCGACCGCGACCCGGACGGCGACCTCGCCGACGGCACCGTGCTCAGCGTCGCCGGCACCGAGCTGCGCTCGCTGCACACGCCGGGGCACAGCCCCGGCGGCGTCTGCCTCTACGCGCCGGACCTGGGCACCGTCTTCACCGGCGACACCCTCTTCTGCGGCGGGCCCGGAGCGACCGGGCGCTCCTTCTCCGACTTCCCGACGATCATCCGCTCCATCCGCGACCGGCTGCTGACCCTCCCGCCGGAGACCGTGGTCCGCACCGGCCACGGCGACCCCACGACGATCGGAGCCGAGGTCCCGGAACTCGACGCCTGGATCGCCCGGGGACACTGA
- a CDS encoding GNAT family N-acetyltransferase, giving the protein MSEKLGQTRIVRLADPSDAELAGWQQVRTAGADDSGAGSESDAPGPSASVVRLLAWDGDTAVGLAWVRLHRADGRRQTADCRISVLGDGYGQGVAAALLDEVVALAVAEGRSELLTSTPVGSAGEEFLVGAGFALRANFCRLRLRVADCDQDALRATVKAASDGYSLVRWQGVPPSDLIGPFAATREAMNDTPADAPDHLVWDEDRVRANARSAADRGQNLLTVAALGLDEEGAEVVAGFSEIVLDGGGSGRARQSDTIVLRGHRGRGLGLWVKAAMLEWLIGAHPEVEEVLTACLVSNTHMIAINEQIGFQAIQGERHYRLAL; this is encoded by the coding sequence GTGAGCGAGAAGCTCGGACAGACACGGATCGTGCGACTCGCGGACCCGAGCGACGCGGAGCTCGCGGGCTGGCAGCAGGTGCGGACAGCGGGCGCGGACGACTCCGGGGCCGGGTCCGAGTCCGACGCTCCCGGGCCGTCGGCGTCCGTCGTGCGCTTGCTGGCCTGGGACGGGGACACCGCCGTCGGCCTGGCCTGGGTACGGCTGCACCGCGCCGATGGCAGGCGGCAGACCGCCGACTGCCGGATCTCGGTGCTCGGTGACGGGTACGGCCAGGGCGTCGCCGCGGCGCTCCTCGACGAGGTCGTCGCGTTGGCCGTGGCGGAGGGCCGGAGCGAGCTGCTGACCAGCACCCCGGTCGGCTCCGCCGGTGAGGAGTTCCTGGTCGGGGCCGGGTTCGCGCTGCGAGCGAACTTCTGCCGACTGCGGCTGCGGGTCGCCGACTGCGACCAGGACGCGCTGCGCGCCACCGTCAAGGCCGCGAGCGACGGCTACAGTCTGGTGCGCTGGCAGGGGGTCCCGCCGAGCGACCTGATCGGCCCCTTCGCCGCGACCCGTGAGGCGATGAACGACACGCCCGCTGACGCGCCGGACCATCTCGTCTGGGACGAGGACCGGGTCCGGGCCAACGCCCGATCCGCGGCCGATCGAGGTCAGAACCTGCTCACCGTCGCCGCGCTCGGGCTGGACGAGGAGGGCGCCGAGGTGGTCGCCGGGTTCAGCGAGATCGTCCTGGACGGCGGCGGCAGCGGCCGGGCTCGGCAGTCCGACACGATCGTGCTCCGGGGACACCGCGGCCGGGGCCTCGGCCTGTGGGTGAAGGCGGCCATGCTGGAGTGGCTCATCGGCGCCCACCCGGAGGTGGAGGAGGTACTGACGGCCTGCCTGGTCAGCAACACCCACATGATCGCCATCAATGAGCAGATCGGCTTCCAGGCGATCCAGGGCGAGCGGCACTACCGACTGGCCCTGTAG
- a CDS encoding OsmC family protein gives MATTRVATTVWEGSLTEGKGVVSLITSGVGEFPVSWASRAEAANGKTSPEELIAAAHSSCFSMALSHGLTGAGTPPTQLETSADVTFQPGTGITGIHLTVKGTVPGLDEADFVKAAEDAKANCPVSKALSGTTITLTASLA, from the coding sequence GTGGCAACCACACGTGTCGCAACGACTGTCTGGGAAGGCTCGCTGACGGAGGGCAAGGGAGTCGTCTCCCTGATCACCTCCGGTGTCGGCGAATTCCCGGTGTCCTGGGCCTCGCGGGCCGAGGCCGCGAACGGGAAGACCAGTCCGGAGGAGCTGATCGCGGCCGCCCACTCCAGCTGCTTCTCGATGGCGCTGTCGCACGGCCTCACCGGGGCCGGCACTCCGCCGACCCAGCTGGAGACCTCGGCCGACGTGACCTTCCAGCCGGGTACCGGAATCACCGGCATCCATCTGACGGTCAAGGGCACCGTGCCCGGCCTGGACGAGGCCGACTTCGTCAAGGCGGCCGAGGACGCCAAGGCCAACTGCCCGGTGAGCAAGGCGCTTTCGGGCACCACGATCACGCTGACGGCGAGCCTGGCCTGA